The following is a genomic window from Candidatus Xiphinematobacter sp. Idaho Grape.
TTTCAAAGTTCTTCCTAACAAGGGGAATGTTTCCAAAAATCCACCCAGCAAGTATCGTGGAGGTAACCCATGCGATGGCCCCAGCAGCATTAAAGAGTAAGAACCTCTGATAATGCATTTTTCCCATCCCGGCTACAAAGGGAACCATGGTACGAAGGATGGGTAAAAACCGTGAGATAACTACAGCTTTTCCACCATGCTTTGCAAAGAACGTTGTCGCACTCCATAGATATTTTCCCCTTGGGGAGGTGGCACCTCTCCTGAAGAAAGACATCCCAAACTGCTTTCCAACGCTGTAGTTCACTGCGCCGCCGATAAAAGCTGCTATGGTGAGCAGAGCAATGCAGAGCCTGACGCTAAAATAGTTACGAGCAGCGAGGGTCCCAACGGTAAAAAGCAGTACATCTCCAGGTAAGAAGGGAGTAATTATCAACCCGGTCTCAAAAAAAACAATGGAGAAGAGGAAAGCATAGGTCCAAAATCCATAGTGACTGCGGAGGTGCTCCAAGTAGTAATCTATTTTGAGTAGATGTTCAACAATGCTGTAAATGTAGGAGATGGCAGCTTCCATATCGGAACATCGGCAGGCATAAACTAGCAAGGAAGGTAACAGTAAACTTTATACAGATGCCCGCTCTTGCTTAATCTACTTCTGCTTACCCATTTTTGAATGATCCTATCTTGCCCTGTGGAGGATGGCTCTCCACACTATCAACGATAGCCGTGATACTTTCCCCAGAAAACCTAGTGGCCTTTGCTGAGAATGTGCATCGTCAGGGGGCACGTCTTGTTCTAACAAATGGCTGCTTTGACCTCTTACACGTCGGCCATGTGCGCTACTTACAGCATGCTAGAAGCCTAGGTGACGTTTTGCTGGTAGCAGTAAATTCAGACGCCTCCATTAGGAGCCTAAAGGGGGCAGAACGTCCAGTAAATAGCCAAGAAAACCGAGCGGAAATCTTGGCAGCTATAAGGTGCGTGGACTGTGTTACAATCTTCGATTCTTTACGGGCGACTCAGGTTATTCAAAAAGTACGTCCAGTTTTATATGCAAAGGGAGGAGACTATACTGTAGACACATTAGACCCAGAAGAAGCTACCGCTCTTGTTGAGGTGGGCGCTGAAATTCGGTTTATACCACCGACTCTTGGCTATTCGACGACGTCCCTTATTGGCCGATTACGGTAAGGATGGATCATACAACTGAGGTAAGTAAAGAATGCATCCACACTGCAAGCAGTGTGTAATGGATTTTTCAGACTTCACAAGAACGATTATCTGCGGAGTAGCCTTCATATGACAGCCCGAGCAGACATCATGTTCTATAGGCACCACAGCCTGACCATTTTTACTTTTAAAAAGTCTGGAATATTGATCGAGAAGGTCAACGTCAATACCTGCGCTCAATCTGACATGCGCAGCTTCCAACTCGCGAACGTTAACTTCAAGTGTGGCTATGCGAATGGCCAGTTTTGACAGCTGAGTCTCTAACTTTTTGCGTTCGTCGGTATGGTTTTTTTGAGCTGCCTTCAAGAGAAGATGACTCTTTTCAGCTTCTTCCATAAGTTCAAGTTGACGTTCTTCGATTTTGAGGATTGCCGCCTCAGCTACCAAAATTTCGTGACTTAGTGCTACATATTCCTCGTTTTTGCGAGCTTGAAGTTGGTGCTGTTTGTAACGGGCAATAGCAGCTCTTTTGGCTTGTACATCAAGTTCTAAACGATTCGCTTCCAAGTCAATTTCCCGTGAATGGGTTTTGATATGACTTAATTGTGTAGATGCCTTTGCAAAGGCTGTCTCACTGGCAAGCCTTTGTGCAGGGATAGATACTAGTTCTAGACGAAGTGTGCGTAGTTTTTGGTCGGAATGTTGAAGAATAAGTAATTTTCTGATTTCTGGGATCATCGGTAGATTCAATTTTGACAGGGAGAAACTGGGGACTCCAAGTTGCCCCACAGCAATTTATTCTGGAATAAGGATTAGGATTCCCAGTTCCGCTTTTCTTTTAGGAGGGACGTGTATACCCTGCTTCCCAGGCAGGTGTTGGGAAAAGCTCCCCGAAGAAACCGTCCCTATGAGGGAGATTACTACCATTTGGTTGTAAGTGGCAGCAAAATGCTTCTAGGATACCTGACTACATCGTTTACACCCAGCCTCGCATTCTCCCCTTTAGTTTTTCAGCTATCGCTAACACCAAGAGTAAGTTTAAGCTCTTTAGGAAGCCAGGGACGAAAACTTGCTAAGGCTGCGTAAGCGTCTCGATCTACTCCGCAAGCAGTCAGTATATGTGCAGCGCTTTTTTCTTCCGGAAATCTTAAGGCAGATCGCACTTAATCAGAAAATTGACCTGGGCAAGTAGGGATCCTATAGTCAGCCCCACTGTTCCGTAAGAAAAAAGCTTGTTTCTCTCTATAAATCCGCTAGGGGCAAAAAGTCTTATCCAGAACCATATCCGTACTTTTGTAGTGAAACATGATGTTCAATCACAGATTTACAGCGTAAAGAAAGAGGCAGTGCTATCTTCTGTCGCCAACACGCATACCACGATCCTTCCACAAGTTCGTTCTTGTACAGAGAACTACCAAGTCTTGATTGAATCTAATTCAGGGCTAATGGAGTTCCTTTCCGATATTTCCTCTCTGCTAGATATCGCCTTAGATACGGAAGCCGATAGTCTGCACTGCTATTTTGAGAAATTGTGTCTGATTCAGATCAGTACAAATTCAGCAACGGTGTTAATAGATCCCCTGTCTGAGGTAGAGTTGAAATTACTTTTCAAGGGTCTTCTCAACAAGAGAGTGGTTTTTCATGGAGCGGACTACGACTTAAGGCTGCTAGCGCGCTATGGGGAGTTCAGCCCACATGAGATTTTTGATACTATGATTGCTGCACGCCTCCTAGGTTACAGCCAGTTGGGACTTGCAGCTTTAGTGGAACGTTTTTTTGGTGTAAAGCTTTCTAAAGCTTCCCAGAGGGCAAATTGGGCGTTGCGCCCATTGCCGCAACAAATGATAGAATATGCGGCAAACGATACAAAATTCCTTTTACCTCTGGCAGGGATTTTAGAGGCAGAAATTGTTCGCCTGGGACGCCAGGAGTGGCTACGCCAATCTTTGGAACGTATGTTCCGCCTGACTAAAACTCACAAAGAAAGAGATCCGAACAGAGCTTGGCGTATTGCAGGTTCAGCAGCTCTACAGCCTTATGCTCAAGCGGTGCTGCGAGAACTTTGGAATTGGAGGGAGGTAGAAGCTCGTGAATGGAACCGTCCCCCATTTTATGTCATGAGTAATGAAGATATGCTGAAGATTGCAGAATCGGCAACAAAAGGCGTCTTTTCTTCTCCTCCCCGATTTTCATCTTCTCGTCGCAAGCGCTTTAGGCAAACTCTTGCTAGAGCTCTCCAGATTCCAGAAGATTACTGGCCCTTACAGGATAAGCCAACCAGGTATCTTCCAAGTAAGCAGGCGGTAGAAGAGTTTGGTCGACTAAAAAGGTTGCGTGATGAAATTGCTAGGGAGGAAAAGCTGGATCCAGCGATTATTGCACCAAGAAGCATCTTGGAATCAATCGCTTTCCAGAAAAATCTTTCTGGTCTTATGGATTGGCAAAAGCGCTTGCTTCAGCTTAGGTAGGGCTATCTTTACGTGAGCGGTTTCCTGATTCCACTTGATGTCGGACTTCTCAAGAGAAGCTATTCAGGGCGCTCTATTGGACACAAAATTTATGTGTTTGATCAGGTTTCTTCCACTAATGATGTGGCTTTAAAATGGGGGGAAAGTGGGGAGCCAGATGGATGTGTTGCCATAGCAGAGTCTCAAAGCGCCGGTCGAGGACGCTTTGGGAAAGGCTGGCATTCTGCGTCATGCTGTGGCATTTGGTGTTCCCTGTTGCTGCGTCCTTCATTCTCTCCAGCGCAGGTTACCTGTTTGACCCCGTTTGCTGTAATTGCTGTCGCTTCCTCTATCCGCCACTTACTCGGGTTGGAGGTTGCTTTGAAACTACCGAACGACCTGTACCTTTCCAAAGGGAAGGTCTGTGGACTTTTGATTGAAGCACGCACAGGAGAGCGCTTTTTTGCCGTAGTGGGTATTGGGATTAATGTCAATCAGCACCACAGCGATTTTCCCATAGAGCTTCAAGATGTTGCAACCTCTTTACGGGAAGAAACTGGTACTCTTCATGACCGTACTCAGATTGCCCTAGTTCTGCTTACTGAGTTAGACCATCTCTATGCTCGCCTAGCGGACCACTTTCCTGCAATTCAGTCCCTGTATGAGACCTGGCCACAGTGGAAAGGATATAAGGATATTTCCCCTAACAAGGAAATTTGCTAGGCGTAACTTCTTTTCTTTGTTCCCTTTGTTCCCTTTCAGTAGCGGGTCTCTTGGAAGTTTCCCCATATAGTAGAGTGTATTTCTCCCATATTTATGTTGGCAGGTAATATAGAGAAAGAGGGTTGATCTTTCTGTCTGGGAGGATACAAGCACAGGCGGTCCAGTCTGGAATTTAGACTGTTCCCGTTCGAATGTCTGTTCCCGGATGATGCGGCTCACCTGGGAAGGGCATGGAGCTAATAGAGATAGAGAGGTAGTTTTATCAAAGTGGTAGCTTGCGGGAAGTGAAGCTGCCAAAAGCGACATTTACTAGGTTATGTAAGAACAAGCTGGACTAGAAGTAATCAGGGGCAACCGCGTCAAGAAATCGATTTCGTGTAATATTTATTGGGAGAGGGCAATCCTTCAAACGTCCCGGTGCACAGAGGAAACAACTTCCCAAGGCTGGCTGAACAATTATCCGCCGATACGTGGCTGTTACTGCCGCTCCAGCATGCTGTTCATTTTGTCCTCATTTTATTCCATAGACATAGACCTTCTGTCTATGCTAGGAGGTTCCTCTCTCGTTCGGTGCAGAAATCCCTAATATTCCTTGAGCCTCAATGTCTCTTCTGTTCCTGTTGACTGTGCTTCCAGAACAATTCTAGCTATAGAAACTTCTTGTGATGAAACGGCAGTTGCTCTTCTCCGAGGTTTTGGTGAGGTGCTTTTTAGTGACATAGCTTCTCAAGCGAGTATTCATGCTCGGTACGGAGGGGTAGTGCCTGAGATTGCTTCCCGCAGTCATTTGGATGTTCTGCCACTCTTAATAGAACGGGCGTTTTATGAATCAACAGTGTCCTTGAAAGAAGTGGATTTATATGCAGCGACTGCTGCCCCGGGACTACCATCAGCATTAATTGTTGGGACTTCTCTTACCCGTGGGCTAGCACTTGGAGCTGGTCGGCCATTCGTTCCCATCAACCATATCGAAGGGCATCTTCTTTCTCCATTTTTTGGAGAAGAACGTATTGAGCCTCACATTGCCCTGGTCGTCAGTGGTGGACATACCTTATTATTTGATATTCAAGGGTTTGAGCGCTACAAGCTTCTTGGGGGTACTCGGGATGATGCTGCAGGTGAAGCCTTTGACAAGGTGGCAAAGTTCTTGGGGCTCTCCTACCCAGGAGGTGCTAGGATCGATGCACTTGCCAAGCGCGGGGATGCTTCCTCCTACGCATTCCCTCGAAGTATGTTGCATTCAGGAGATTGGGATTTCAGCTTTAGCGGCCTTAAGACAGCTGTGCGATCCTTTCTAGAAAAGAAAAGTAGTCGAATAAGTCTTCCAGACCTCTGTGCCTCCTTCCAGGAGGCAGTGGTAGACATCTTAGTTACAAAAACTCTCCATGCTGCTTGTGTCTATCGGCATTCACTGATTACTGTAAGCGGAGGGGTAAGTTCCAATAGCAGACTTCAAACTAAGATGAAGGATGCTTGTGCTGATGCTGGCATTTCACTCCGTGTGGCGGGCCCTGAACTACAGACCGACAACGCCCTCATGATCGCCTTCACTGCGGCTCATAAACGCCAATAACCCCCCTCCCACAAACACCATACCTAGAAAACCTAGAAAAGTCGGGAGGGGGACTTTTTCCAGCTTGATTTTTCGGCTCTCGTAGGCTAAGGACCCCCCTGGATCACAGGATACTGTGTAAGTATTCCGGCACCAGAGCGGATAGCCTGTAAGCTCGTATGAAGAGATATCTTCTTGTCTTCCTCATAGCCTCTCTTGCAACAACCCTCCATGCCAAGTTTAGAGAAGAATGGCAGACGGATTATAGAAAGGCTCTCAAGCAGGCAAGGACAGAGCACAAGCAGGTTCTGCTAAACTTCACAGGTTCAGACTGGTGTGGATGGTGTATACGCCTTAAGAAAGAGGTTTTTGACCAGCCTGAATTTATTCGGCTTGCTGAGAAGCATCTGGTCTTAGTCGAAGTGGACTTTCCTCAAAGCGGGTCTCTTCCAAGGAGGGTGCTGGAGCAAAATAAAAAACTGAGAAGGGGGTACTGCGTTGAGGAATTTCCGACCCTTGTGCTTCTTGATTGCAATGGAAAAAAGTTAAAGGAGCGGACAGGTTACATGGAAGGGGGAGTAGCGGAAATAAGGCGGTGGATACACGCACCCCTATTGTGAGGCAGTAGGGGGGGGTAAGACGGCGAAGGAGGAACGGCTGGAGGTAGGGTTGTGATTTTCCCATCAATCTACCTGCCAGTTCTGCCTGATTAGGACTCCGCTCCTGGAAGGTTCCATTAATTTTCCAAAATATTTAACACCAACTAGGGATAATAGTTTTGGTTTCTTTTGTTGCGTCCAATGTTCAGCCTTAACGGATAGAGCAGAGGAAGTCATCATTCCCTGAGGGAATCCTGAGAGGAATAAATAAGAGAACAGATGCTAGCCAAATTGAATGGAGTCCTAGGACCAAACCCCCTTTGGACCTAACCACATCCCGTAGCAGACTAGGTATTTCAGTTGGAAACAAAACACCCGAGGAAGGGGTAGTAAGTAGACAGGAAAAGCGGGTGAAGGGAATCGAACCCTCACTTGAGGCTTGGGAAGCCACCGTTCTACCATTGAACCACACCCGCAGTGTAAAGACCTTGCCTACCACAGCCTTACGAAGGGACTCAATACAAAAAACATACCTGGCTAAGCAAGGCTAAAGCCATGCGCGGTCGCTCAAAGTATGGGTCGAAACGTCCAAAACCTGGAACTGAGAAAGAAGCGCATGGGAGGATGAAAAAAAACTAGACTTTTTTTAAAGCAAAAAGTTGACTTTGAAACGAGTTTAGGTGTAGCG
Proteins encoded in this region:
- a CDS encoding VTT domain-containing protein; protein product: MEAAISYIYSIVEHLLKIDYYLEHLRSHYGFWTYAFLFSIVFFETGLIITPFLPGDVLLFTVGTLAARNYFSVRLCIALLTIAAFIGGAVNYSVGKQFGMSFFRRGATSPRGKYLWSATTFFAKHGGKAVVISRFLPILRTMVPFVAGMGKMHYQRFLLFNAAGAIAWVTSTILAGWIFGNIPLVRKNFEIVVIGIFTLSTIPLAWKALPRWHRLCSFPQKPPSKTRSVKSVAQNSKK
- a CDS encoding adenylyltransferase/cytidyltransferase family protein, with amino-acid sequence MNDPILPCGGWLSTLSTIAVILSPENLVAFAENVHRQGARLVLTNGCFDLLHVGHVRYLQHARSLGDVLLVAVNSDASIRSLKGAERPVNSQENRAEILAAIRCVDCVTIFDSLRATQVIQKVRPVLYAKGGDYTVDTLDPEEATALVEVGAEIRFIPPTLGYSTTSLIGRLR
- a CDS encoding zinc ribbon domain-containing protein, with protein sequence MIPEIRKLLILQHSDQKLRTLRLELVSIPAQRLASETAFAKASTQLSHIKTHSREIDLEANRLELDVQAKRAAIARYKQHQLQARKNEEYVALSHEILVAEAAILKIEERQLELMEEAEKSHLLLKAAQKNHTDERKKLETQLSKLAIRIATLEVNVRELEAAHVRLSAGIDVDLLDQYSRLFKSKNGQAVVPIEHDVCSGCHMKATPQIIVLVKSEKSITHCLQCGCILYLPQLYDPSLP
- a CDS encoding ribonuclease D; translated protein: MKHDVQSQIYSVKKEAVLSSVANTHTTILPQVRSCTENYQVLIESNSGLMEFLSDISSLLDIALDTEADSLHCYFEKLCLIQISTNSATVLIDPLSEVELKLLFKGLLNKRVVFHGADYDLRLLARYGEFSPHEIFDTMIAARLLGYSQLGLAALVERFFGVKLSKASQRANWALRPLPQQMIEYAANDTKFLLPLAGILEAEIVRLGRQEWLRQSLERMFRLTKTHKERDPNRAWRIAGSAALQPYAQAVLRELWNWREVEAREWNRPPFYVMSNEDMLKIAESATKGVFSSPPRFSSSRRKRFRQTLARALQIPEDYWPLQDKPTRYLPSKQAVEEFGRLKRLRDEIAREEKLDPAIIAPRSILESIAFQKNLSGLMDWQKRLLQLR
- a CDS encoding biotin--[acetyl-CoA-carboxylase] ligase → MSGFLIPLDVGLLKRSYSGRSIGHKIYVFDQVSSTNDVALKWGESGEPDGCVAIAESQSAGRGRFGKGWHSASCCGIWCSLLLRPSFSPAQVTCLTPFAVIAVASSIRHLLGLEVALKLPNDLYLSKGKVCGLLIEARTGERFFAVVGIGINVNQHHSDFPIELQDVATSLREETGTLHDRTQIALVLLTELDHLYARLADHFPAIQSLYETWPQWKGYKDISPNKEIC
- the tsaD gene encoding tRNA (adenosine(37)-N6)-threonylcarbamoyltransferase complex transferase subunit TsaD — its product is MSLNVSSVPVDCASRTILAIETSCDETAVALLRGFGEVLFSDIASQASIHARYGGVVPEIASRSHLDVLPLLIERAFYESTVSLKEVDLYAATAAPGLPSALIVGTSLTRGLALGAGRPFVPINHIEGHLLSPFFGEERIEPHIALVVSGGHTLLFDIQGFERYKLLGGTRDDAAGEAFDKVAKFLGLSYPGGARIDALAKRGDASSYAFPRSMLHSGDWDFSFSGLKTAVRSFLEKKSSRISLPDLCASFQEAVVDILVTKTLHAACVYRHSLITVSGGVSSNSRLQTKMKDACADAGISLRVAGPELQTDNALMIAFTAAHKRQ
- a CDS encoding thioredoxin family protein, producing MKRYLLVFLIASLATTLHAKFREEWQTDYRKALKQARTEHKQVLLNFTGSDWCGWCIRLKKEVFDQPEFIRLAEKHLVLVEVDFPQSGSLPRRVLEQNKKLRRGYCVEEFPTLVLLDCNGKKLKERTGYMEGGVAEIRRWIHAPLL